One region of Mustelus asterias unplaced genomic scaffold, sMusAst1.hap1.1 HAP1_SCAFFOLD_114, whole genome shotgun sequence genomic DNA includes:
- the LOC144484531 gene encoding uncharacterized protein LOC144484531 isoform X2, protein MEEKCTVHREEKPYMCSVCGQGFNRSSGLSRHKRSHTRERPYKCGDCGKGFNYPVDLQNHQRTHTGERPFTCTVCGKGFTQTAGLLIHQRIHSRERQFTCSECGKGFTQSSALLIHRHIHTGERPFTCSECGKGFTDFSALQRHQRVHTDRREFKCTECGRSFKTPRTLREHQYIHTGSTPFSCSHCQKGFRTSFHLVAHERIHTGERPFTCSECGKGFNRSSNLQKHQRVHSEERPVRCPDCGKGYKSSDELRHHQRVHSDERPFTCSHCGTGFRRSGDLTVHQ, encoded by the coding sequence atggaagaaaaatgtaccgttcatagagaggagaAACCGTACATGTGTTCTgtatgtggacaaggcttcaatcgatcatctggcctgtcgagacacaagcgcagtcacaccagggagagaccgtataaatgtggagactgtgggaaaggattcaattatccagttGACCTGCAaaatcaccaacgcactcacactggagagagaccttttacctgcactgtgtgtgggaagggattcacgcagACAGCTGGCCTGTTgatacaccagcgcattcacagcagagagaggcagttcacctgctccgaatgtggaaaaggatttactcagtcatcggcCCTGCTGATACATCgacacattcacacaggggagaggccattcacctgctctgagtgtgggaagggattcacagatttctctgccctgcagagacaccagcgagttcacaccgacaGGAGAGAGTTtaaatgcactgagtgtggaaggaGTTTTAAAACTCCACGCACACTGCGGGAGCACCAGTACATTCACACCGGTTCcacaccgttcagctgctcccactgccagAAGGGGTTCAGGACATCATTCCACCTTGTGGCAcatgagcgcattcacactggagagaggccattcacctgctctgaatgtgggaagggatttaaccgatcatccaacctgcagaaacaccaacgagttcacagtgAAGAGAGACCGGTTAGatgtccagactgcgggaagGGCTATAAAAGTTCTGACGAACTGCGtcaccatcaacgtgttcactctgacgagagaccattcacgtgttctcactgcgggactggcttcaggcgatcaggcgacctcactgtacaccagtga
- the LOC144484531 gene encoding uncharacterized protein LOC144484531 isoform X1 codes for MAAVNLDLGLGRKKIRSCKHGSAESQSGFEASTRGLEGEELQKIVNQGSHQDQTESFDSSGSKHHQPLNMEEKCTVHREEKPYMCSVCGQGFNRSSGLSRHKRSHTRERPYKCGDCGKGFNYPVDLQNHQRTHTGERPFTCTVCGKGFTQTAGLLIHQRIHSRERQFTCSECGKGFTQSSALLIHRHIHTGERPFTCSECGKGFTDFSALQRHQRVHTDRREFKCTECGRSFKTPRTLREHQYIHTGSTPFSCSHCQKGFRTSFHLVAHERIHTGERPFTCSECGKGFNRSSNLQKHQRVHSEERPVRCPDCGKGYKSSDELRHHQRVHSDERPFTCSHCGTGFRRSGDLTVHQ; via the coding sequence gggattagaaggtgaGGAATTACAGAAAATTGTAAATCAAGGATCACATCAAGATCAGACAGAGAGCTTTGATTCATCAGGATCTAAACATCATCAgcctttgaacatggaagaaaaatgtaccgttcatagagaggagaAACCGTACATGTGTTCTgtatgtggacaaggcttcaatcgatcatctggcctgtcgagacacaagcgcagtcacaccagggagagaccgtataaatgtggagactgtgggaaaggattcaattatccagttGACCTGCAaaatcaccaacgcactcacactggagagagaccttttacctgcactgtgtgtgggaagggattcacgcagACAGCTGGCCTGTTgatacaccagcgcattcacagcagagagaggcagttcacctgctccgaatgtggaaaaggatttactcagtcatcggcCCTGCTGATACATCgacacattcacacaggggagaggccattcacctgctctgagtgtgggaagggattcacagatttctctgccctgcagagacaccagcgagttcacaccgacaGGAGAGAGTTtaaatgcactgagtgtggaaggaGTTTTAAAACTCCACGCACACTGCGGGAGCACCAGTACATTCACACCGGTTCcacaccgttcagctgctcccactgccagAAGGGGTTCAGGACATCATTCCACCTTGTGGCAcatgagcgcattcacactggagagaggccattcacctgctctgaatgtgggaagggatttaaccgatcatccaacctgcagaaacaccaacgagttcacagtgAAGAGAGACCGGTTAGatgtccagactgcgggaagGGCTATAAAAGTTCTGACGAACTGCGtcaccatcaacgtgttcactctgacgagagaccattcacgtgttctcactgcgggactggcttcaggcgatcaggcgacctcactgtacaccagtga